GAAGGGTTATCTCAAGATTTTTCAGTTGATAGCTATTGGTCTAATTTAAAAGGTATTTTAGCCAATGTTGAGAATATTAAAAAGATAAATATTGTTGATGATAATAATGCTTTCAATTTTGGGTTAAGTAAATTAGAGGATAGGCTTATACCTTGTTCCTCAATTTTAATAACCTGTAATGAAGATAAAATTAAGTTTATTGATGAGTTTACTAAGATTATAGAAGGCAAAAACATTAAAACCATTTTTCAATTTCAATATTACTGGACACATACTATTTATAATTCTATTCGTTCATTGAAAAACAAACCAGTAAAGAGTTTATTGATAAACTATCTAAGTATACATTTCTCTTTTTTCATTAAAGATAATGCTCATATTGATATTTTCTTTTCTGCAAATGACAGATTGATTCCATCCGATAAAAATTTATTTGATTTTTTCAATACAATTAAAAATTCTATTGATATTTTTCAATCAGAGGTTGAAATTTCAGAATTCAATTTCATTTCAAATGTTTTCGATGAATACATTCCTTCTTTATGTTTACATAATGAGAACTCAACAGATATATGCTTTGAACATAAATGGTTTTCTAAAATAACAATAGATATAACAAAGAAGCGTGATTGGAAAAATGAATCGGATAAGTATATTCTTAAAATAAATAATACAGAATTAGATGATTCTATAGCTATTTATCTCTATGATTCTTACTCATCGTCTTTTGAGATATTTACTCTTGAGGATTTAGAACTAAAATCTAAAAATGACTACGTGTTTACATATAAATATGATAATAAATTGCTTATTTATATACCGGAAAATGAGATTTCATATACTTATCAACGCATTTTAGAACGACATGATATTTTTAATAATGCTAAAAACGAAAATGATAATATTTTATTGAAATTATTTCCTAAAAATGGATATTATGAGCGAGCAGAAAAATGTTATAGTATTTTTCCTAGGATTATTAACATTGAAAAAAATCTTTCTATACATTATTCTACAACAACCAATTTTAAAGAAAGGATTGTAACATGGTTAAGTAACTTTAATGAGGCAAGTATTCAAGGGAGTCAATTAGAGAGCTATATGAATCAACAAGGTTTGAATTTTGAATCGCTTTATAATTGTATATTAAATATATTAGATTGTCACTACCCAACAACATTAGAGGATATTGATTTTATAAAATCAAAAATTGATCAATATGTTAATGATCCTGATTTTATACTATTTTCAATTAAAAATTCAGGCGAAGATAAAAATGGTTTAGATAGGTTAATGAAAAAGATAGGCTTTAAGGACAGATATATTGATTTTAAAAAATATAAAAAAATATTATTTGAAACTGAAGGTCATGAAAATAAGACCTTAGTCATTATTACTGATATTTCTATTTCAGGTACGCAACTTAAAAAAGCTTTTAATTACTATAATTTTCCATTTAAAGATGATGGAGATTTTGCAATAAATAGCAACAATATAAATGAGAAATGGGGTAATAAAGTGCCTGAATCAGAAAGGTATTTTGTATTCCATAAATATAAAGAGTCAGATACTTTTAGGACTAACTTAAAGGCGTTTAAAAAGATTATTATTTTGTCACCAATTATTACTGAAACATTTAAAAATAATCTTTTAAAATTATTTAAAACTGAATTTAAGCTTGAGGCTGATATTAAATTTGAATCTAAAAATGATGCAATCGAAGATGCAATATATTTGTTGGGTAAAAAGGACATTCATAAACCGCATTATGATTTATTCATTAAGTTAGTTCTAGATGTTGAATTAATAGATAAGCTATTTAATTTAAAAGATAAATCAGATTACAAACAAAGTTGTAAAGTTAAAACATTGCCTGAAAGGAATTTATTGCTTCGTGTTGGTTCATTACCCTCAAAACATATAATGTTGTTTTCATTGTACCCTAAAAAAGGTTTTCCTTTATTAGATTATGAAGGGAACTGGGGCGTTTAATATGTTTACCCCCATTAAACCGAGGCTAAAAAAAACCAAAAATGATTGGGTTGGGCGGTTGGCTGTGCCGCCGTCCATCTATTGCCTGCACAAATACTCAAACAATAAAAAAACCCTGCTTTCGCAGGGTTCATTATGCTCATATTATTCAACCATGTTATGGTTGTTTTTTATCTTATACCTTTCCCCGCATTGCATGCGGGGCTATTCACATTTAATCCCTTCGGGATTGGATATCTGAAACATACCATTTTTGTGTATTTGAATTTAGTCCGTGCGGGGCTATTCATCTTCAATTATTTCGGGATTATATGGCTGAAACCCGCTACTTCGCCATTTTCACTTCCAGCTCCGTAACCTTTCCCCTCGCAATAGTCACCTTAAAGCTTTGGGGGGCATAGCCTGTAAGCGAAACGCTGGCATTATAACCCTCTGGGTGTATTTTAATGATTTCGGCTATTCCATCAATATTGGAGGTGGCTGTTTTGCCGTTTATCGCCAACACCGCCCCTTCTAAATCAGCTCCCGTTGTGGCATCAGTAACATGTACTTGTATCCCGCTGTGGTGCGTGGGCAGCTTTTCTACGCTACGGTTCAACAGGTACTCCTTTATCATATCGGCATGGGTTGCTGAGTATGAGCTCAACAATAGGTTATCTATAATGTCTAAACTTTTATCGATGGAGTGTATTAATTCTTCAAGCCCCTGTGTTCCGCCTGTTTTATGCGCTTGTGCTGCTCCAGTAGTGCCAACGGTATGCTGGTATGCTGTAATTGCGGCGTTTACCTCTGTAACATCAGCAGGGGTGAGCTGTACGCTTGCCATGGAGGCGATGTTTGCGTTAAGCGCATCGCGCACGTTTTTAATCTTTGCAAAAGCGGCATCCTCTGCTACGTTCATAAAAGCCGATTTAGGGACATCAAAAACTTGCGCCAACCTGCCATTGCCCGTGTCAAGAGCCCAAACGTAAGCTCTTTGTGCTTTGTTCACGATAATGTTTACCATAGCCATAAACGCATCGTTCTTTGTATGCGTAACCCCCTTTATATCGGCATGATGCTGTTGTATGTAGCTCGAAAGTTCGGTATTGAGCGTTATAAAGTTGGTTATTTCGTTCGCTAAACGGGTAAAAGTTGCCCATATAACACTGTAAAGCGGATTGCCAAAGAAAATAAGCATCTTCTTATACATTCCGTTTTTCTCAATTTGGTGATGATTCATAAGTTCTGTTTTTGAATTAAAAAATTACGGTTTAGTAAAATGCCATCAAATATAAAAATTTCAGGTTAAATCACATAAAAAATTATAATTCCATTTTTACTTGCTATATCCGTGTATTCACTTTTTATATTCAGGTGTTTACTTGCAACATTCACACGCTTACTTGAACATTCAGGAACTTACTTTCTAGTTCAGGAGTTTACTTTTGATATCCATGTGTGTACTTTCGATATCCATGTGCTTACTTTTTAGTTCAGGAGCTTACTTTTGATATCCATGTGTGTACTTTCGATATCCATGTGCTTACTTTCTAGTTCAGGAGCTTACTTTTGATATCCATGTGCTTACTTTTTAGTTCAGGGGCTTACTTTCGATATTCATGTGTCTACTTTCGACATCCATGTGTTTACTTGCAAGTTCAGGAGTTTACTTTTGATATCTATGTGTGTACTTTCGATATCCATGTGCTTACTTGCAACATGAGCGAACTCGCAAGCTCGGTTGCTTCGCAAAAAACGCTTGCAATGACGCTTTTGGCGGAGGTTTTGGACAAACTCTATATAGTGGCTTAAATTAATCTACGCAACAGGTTCTTTCTGCTCCACCGCTTGTACCACTTGAATAGTCCTATGTTGGATTTTTATAATGGTTAACTCATAACCCTCAAGGGTAATCTTATCATTTAGTTTAGGAATACGATTGAAGTTGAAAAGCATTAAACCCGAAAGAGTATTGTAGTTTTCACTAATAGAAAAAGGGTGTGGAAGATGATCGTTGATATCGATAAGCGGCGTAGTTGATTGAATAATAAAGGTTCGCTCATCCTTTTTCTCAACAATAGGCCTTTCGTCATCATCCTCGTCCTGAATTTCACCAACAAGTTCCTCAAGAATATCTTCAAGGGTAATAAGACCCTCGGTTCCTCCAAACTCATCAATCACAATGGCTATATGCAGGTGGCGTTTTTGAAACTCTGCAAGGATATCGCTTATCCGCTTGGTTTCTATTACATAGAAGGTATGGTGGAGTAAATCCTTAAGATTAAAATCTGGGTTCTGGTAATGTCCTTTAAGAACATCTTTAGCGTAAGCAATACCAATTATATTATCAATAGAGTCCTGATATATTGGGATTCGGGAATACCCATACTCAAGAATTTTATCAATAATCTCGTTCTTTGGGGTATCGATATCAATTCCAAAAATCTGCTGCCTTGGAACCATAATTTGCTTAACAGTATGGTCTGTAAAATCAAAGGCATTCTTAATAATTTCATAGTTTTCCTCCTCAAGCGCACCACCCTCCTTGCTTTGTTTTACAAGAAGTTGAAGTTCATCGGTGCTATGAATATCATGCTCCCCAATAGGATGAATGCCAATTAGCTTAAGAAACATATTTGAGATGGCATTCATCAACCAAATAAATGGCTGGAATATTTTATAGAAAAGGGTTAAAGGGTATGCAACAAATAGTGTTGTAGATTCCGGTTTACGAATTGCAATTGATTTAGGAGCTAACTCACCAAAAATAATATGAAGCATGGTGATTAAAATAAATGCCGTTGGCAGCGCTAAGGCGTGGAGCGTTTCAGGTGTAAGGGTAAGTCCAAATAAGGAAATTATTTTCGTTAAAATGGATGCAACAATTGGTTCGCCAATCCAACCTAAGCCAAGACTAGCAAGTGTTATTCCTAGCTGTGTTGCTGATAAGTAGGTATCCAGATGCTTGATAATGTGTTGAGATGTTTTAGCAACCTTATCACCTTGTTCTGCTTTTATCTGAATCTGGGAATATCTCACTTTTACGATAGCAAATTCTGCGGCAACAAAAAATGCGTTAAGTAATACTAATGAAAGGGTAATAATAATATCTAGTAACATTTTTTAAAGAGTATGATAATATGCAAATTTACATATTTTTGGGCGAATCGCTTTACAATAATGAATCTATATCCACTTTATAATCGTACTGAAGATCTTCGTGAAGTGTTGATAATGCCTTTTTTATTCTTTCGAGTTGTCGCTGATATAGATTATTAAGGATATTGTTTGTTTGAATTGGTAATCCGGAGTTTTTAAGTTTAGCGCAGAAATAGATGAGTACTTCGACCTCCGTTTGCTTGGATGCAGAGTATTTTATGTATTTATTTGCTATTCGGAGTGTTTTTCTAAGGCTTTTTTTGACATAGTAAACATTGTTTTTGTTCATTCCCTCCAGTTGCAGATCTATTTCTTTCTTGATGCCCTCTATATAACCTTGCTCATCGCCAGCCTCGAAAAGTAGATAGGTGAGCAACTCCTTATTATCCTTCTTGTATTTAGCCAATCGCAGGCAAAGAGCCAGAATCTCATCAGGTTTTTGCGATGATAGTTCATTTTTAAGCTCATTCAAAGAGGCTGTTTTCACAATGATTCAGAGTGGTAATTAATAAATATCTTCTTCATCATTCCTTCCAATCAATTTACTTACATATAAAACTCTTAAGAAAACCAAAAGCATTCCTGGAAAAAATATAGTTTGGAGAAAACGAAAAATAAAGAAATTAAGAGGTCCAAGGTATATTAGTAAAGAAAATCCTATAATTAAAAAGATATCAAACGACATCAGTAACCGATTTCCTGCTCTTGTTACAAAAGCACTTGGTAGTGGTTCATTAAGTATTTCATGCGATATATTTCTGATGAAAAAGTAAAGGCAAAGAGTAAATATAATTGGTGAAATTACCCCAAAGATTAATAGGATAAATGGTGACTGAAACACTTTAAAACTGTACAGTAAACCGGCTGTTATTGTTACAAAAAGATTAAATGAAAACGCTGCATATGTTCCTACAAGATCACCCATCCAACGGTAAAGCAAACTACTTTCAAAACGATTATCCTCCGACATTTTATTGGAATTAGTATAACCACAAAAATATCCCTTATTTTTGATAGACCAAATACCCTTTTTTCTGAACATTGTTTTTAGGGTTATAAAGATTTATAACTTTGCTAATTGAGAAAATAACCAAAACATAACCTCTTTTGAAAAAACTTGCCGTAATAATTTCAGTATTTTTATTGATTATCTGCATCTTACCAAGATGTGCCAAAATTGTTACTCCAACAGGCGGGGCAAAGGATACACTTGCTCCCGTCTTAGTTCGAAGCAATCCTGCAATGAATGCACTCAACTTTAAGGGAGATAAGGTAACTCTAACTTTCAATGAAATAGTTCAACTTAAAGATATTCAGAAGAAATTGGCTATTTCCCCTCCTATGATCAAAAAACCAGAATTGTTACAAAGAGGGAAAAGTATAGAAATTCGTTTTAAGGACACTCTTAAAGATAACACCACTTATACGATATACCTTGCCGATGCAATTGTTGATAATAACGAGGGCAACCCGATAAATAATTTTGAATTTGCTTTTTCCACAGGAAACTCTATCGATTCTTTAACATTATCTGGAGTGATTAAAAACGCATTCACCCTTTTACCCGAGGAGAATGTTTTTGTCATGCTTTACAAGGATCATAATGATTCAACCCCTATCAAACAACTCCCAAAATATCTTACCAGATCAAATAAACATGGTTTATTCATTTTTAAAAACCTACAATCTTGCGATTATAAAATTTTTGCCCTAAAAGACAATAACTCTAACTATAAGTTCGATCAAATTAATGAGGACATAGCTTTTCAGAATGAACTCATCAAAAAGGAGATGCTTAAAGAACCTTTACTGTTAGATACTAGTAGGCATGCAAGTAGAGATATTAATCTATTGATGTTTAAGGAGAGTAATAGAATTCAAGCACGACTGGGATTTTCTCGCAGCAAAAGACGCAAGTTGGCATTGACTTTCACTAAGAAACCTGAGGGGCAAGTTCTGTTAACACCATTAAATTTTAAGGTTGACAATAAGTGGTATTTAACTGAAACCAATCGCAGTAAAGATTCGCTGATCTATTGGATTAACAATGATAAAATTAATGCTTTAGATACTCTTGTATTTCAGGTTTCCTACCTTAAAACGGATTCTTTACAACAACTAAAACCCAAACTTGATACTCTAAGATTTATATACACCGAAAAAGAAGTCGTTCAAAAACGTAAAAGAAACAAAGATAAACCTGAAAAGAAAGTTTACCTAAAAGTGACTAGTAACATTAAAAGTTCTCAAATAGCAAAACCAAATAAACCTTTTGAATTAACTTTTCCAATTCCTCTTGAAAAGATTGATGAATCTCTAATCTCCATCACAAACCTTAAAGACTCATCAAAAATTGGAAATATAAAACTGGAAAAGGATACGATAAATCCTCGTCTTTACAGATTTAGTCATGCCTGGGAATCAGATGGAACATATAAACTCGAAGCACTTCCAGGAGCCTTTTTTTCGCTAGATAGTATTGCAAATGACACAGTTAAAATTCAGTTTAAGGGAGCCAATCCTGATAATTTTGGTATACTGAACTTTAATCTATTGAATTTTAAAAACGCAGCAATTATTGAACTACTCAACGAAAATAAATCGCAGGTGATTGAGCGTTTAATGGTTAAACCTGATGAAAAGGTAGCGTTGAGTTTTATTGATGCCGGAAAATACACTTTGCGTTTTATTGAAGATTCAAATTTGAATGGGGAATGGGATACTGGTTGGTATTTAAAAAAGATTCAACCTGAAAGGATTTACTACTATGATGAAGGAAAATCGAAGGGAGTGATTACCGTCCGAGCAAACTGGGAAAGCGAAATTACATTTGATTTTAATAAGTAATTTAAAACAACCATTATGTCAGTTCTAATGAATTTTGCCATGTTCCCAACCGATAAGGGAGATAGTGTAAGTCATTACGTTACCAAAATTATTAGGCATCTTCGTCGTACAGGACATCCCTCCCAGCTCACTGCAATGGGAACATTAGTTGAAACAGAAACTCTACCCGAGGCGATGGCTTTAATTAATGAGGCTTACAAGGTATTAGAAGATGATTGTGAAAGGGTTTACGTTTCAATAAACCTAGATATTAGAAAAGGGAAAAGTGGGAGAATCGAGAGTAAGATTCGATCAATTGAGGACAAAATTGAAGGGAAAGATTAATTATTTATTGAGATTTTATATTAAAAGCATGATGAAAAGAGCCATAATTTTAACACTGTTATTCATACCCTCAATATGCTGGGCGCAAACATATATTGGCATTAAATCAGGGTATTCTCTCTTTTCAAGTATCTCATTTAAACCCGACTTAAAAGCAACTGCTTTCCCGGGAAAAAAACCCGACTTTGGACTAATCCTAAAATACTACGATAATAAATGGGCAGGATTTCAGGGTGAAATCAACTTTACACAGCGTGGGTATATTGTGCCTTTTAAAGATACCGCTAAACTTCAACATGTAAGCAATTACGTTGAAATACCTATTTTTTTCCAAGTCCACAGCGATATAGCAGGATTATATTTTCATATCAATCTGGGCTGTTATGCTGCTTATTTGCTTTCTGCAAAACAAGGTGTTGATACAACTGGAAAAATGGTATTACAAAACTATGATTTAAATATACTTCGCGACAATCGTTTTGATTATGGTCTAATTGGTGGTGCAGGGATAAGCTACGAATTCGGTTGGGGGGTTATTCAAGTAGATGCAAGAATGTCATACGGTTATACGGACCTTTATGACTATAGATATACAGGAATGCCCGAAAAATCAAATGCACTAGTTCAGAATATTAGCATAAGCTATATGTATAATTTTAGTAAATTGGGTAAAAAGAAAAAACATCCTGAATTTCAGTAAAAAACAATCTATGCAAAAAATAATTATTACTATTATCTTTCAAATCCTTGCTATATCTGGGTTCTCTCAGGTTGGATATACTCAGGAAGGAATTGCATCTATCTATGCTGAAAAATTTGAGGGTAGAACCACCGCATCTGGAGAGAGCTATAGCTTTCGAAAAGCAACCTGCGCCCACCTAACAATTCCCTTTGGCTCCTTGGTCAAGGTTACGAACTTAACCAATAATATCAGCGTAATTGTTAGAGTGAATGATAAAGGACCTTTTATCCCCGATAGGATTATAGATCTTAGCCGTTCTGCGGCAGAAAAACTTGGATTTGTTGTTCAAGGAAAGGTGAAAGTTAAAATAGAAGTAATTGAAGGACCATCTCAATCACAACCAATTACTCAAACCCAGATTGCTATCGACCAAAATACTAATCAAACTAAAAATCAAAATACTGAGGTAAAACAAGAAATTCAAGAGGTAAATGATTTTTATGAACTGAAAGTGAATTCATTCCAACCAAAAGGATTTACCATACAAATTGGAAGCTATAAGGAAATGGTGAATATGCTTAGAATAGCAAATGATATTAAGAACACTCTTAAAAAAGAGGTGTACGTTCAGGTTATTACAACAAACAATGAGAAAATCTACCGATTATTTATAGGGAATTTTTCCTCCAGGAAAGATGCAGATATATTTAAGGGAAAGGCTATTAAACTCTATCCCGATTGTTTCATCGTTGAAATGAAATAATATTTCAAATATTGTGTCAATTAGATTTCCACTTTCCTTAACTTTTTACTCAAACAATTGCTAGATTTATTTTAAAAAAATTATCTTGCCAAACAAACATAATTTTAACTATGAGAAAACTTCTATTACTTTCATCCCTTTTCCTTTTCTGGATTTCTGCTACCGCACAGGACGAGAGTCGTGTTCTAGGCACATGGCTTACTCAATATGGCGACTCAAAGGTTACCATTAAAAAGGATGCTGATGGTAAATTCTATGGGGAAATATCTTGGCTTAAGGAACCTAATAAAAACGGAAGCCCTAAAGTTGATGATAAAAACCCTGATGTAAAATTACAATCGAGACCTATTATGGGTTTAAAACTTTTAGATGGGTTTGTCTTTTCAAAGGATGATAATGAATGGATTAATGGAAAAATCTATGACCCTAAAGAGGGAAAAACCTATAAATGTTTAATGTGGTTCGATGAAGAAATCAATAAACTTCATGTTAAGGGTTACATTGGCTTCTCCTTAATAGGGAAACAAGTTATTTGGACTAAAGAAATTTAAATGATATGAGGATATCCCGGATACTTACTGACTTTGTCCGGCTTTTTTATCCTAACCTTTGCATGGTTTGCCATAACGACCTTGCAGAAGGAGAATCGGTGATTTGTACTACATGCCTTTACCATATTCCTAGAACAAAATACTGGCTTAATGCAGAAAATCCGGTTGCAAAAATATTTTGGGGGCGAGTGTTTGTTGAAAACGCTTGCTCCTTTTTCTTTTTCACTAAGGGTAGCCGATATCGAAAACTCCTTCACCATTTAAAGTATAATGGAAAAAAAGAAGTTGGTTTTGTTTTGGGTAAAGAATTTGGCAATGTGCTCAAAAAAGCACCCCTTTATAAGGAAATAGATTTTATTGTGCCGGTACCGCTTCATCACAAAAGATTAAAACAGCGAGGATATAATCAGGCCGAAGAAATTGCAAAAGGGCTTGGAGATAGCATAAAAATTCCTATTTCAACGGATAATCTTATTCGATTATCATATACTGAAACTCAAACTCGAAAAAATCGAACAGAAAGAGTGGAAAATGTTTCAAAAGCATTTCGTCTTGCTAAACCGGAGGAATTCAAGGGAAAACATATTCTAATTGTTGACGATGTTATAACTACAGGAGCAACCCTCGAAGAGTGCGCTGCGGTTGTACTTGAAGCCGAAGGTGTAAAAGTCAGTATAGTTACCTTGGCATACGCATCTTTTTAATTGCCATTACCCCAGCGATGAATATCAGATTCAAAACCCAATATATCCAAAACCCTATTAACTACAGTCATCTCAAGTTCCTTCTTATCATTAGGCTTGCTATAAAATGATGGACTTGCAGGGTAAATAATACCGCCTGCAAGGGTAATAGTTTTCATATTTTCAATATGAATAAGATTTAATGGAGCCTCACGGGTAACAAGAATCAGTTTTTTTCTCTCTTTAAGCATTACATCAGCAGCCCTCGAAATCAAATCATCACTAGTCCCAGATGCAATTCTACCTAAAGTCCCCATTGTACAGGGAATAATTATCATACTATCATATCCTGCAGAACCTGATGCTATTGGGGCAAATAAATTATTGCTTGAGTATTGATGTATAATTTTAGAGTCGATTGTTAAATCACCAATTTCATATTCCCATACTTTTTTTCCACTCTCAGAAAAAACTAATGCAACTTCTGCCAGCTTGTTCTCAAAAGATATCAATTTTTCGAGTAAATGTTGGGCATATATTGATCCACTAGCACCTGTAACAGCAACAATTATTTTGCTTGGCATAATAAATTCAGTTTTTACAAATATAATCTAATGCGAGTCAAGAAACATTTAAATCAAGAAAACACAATTTTTATTCGGTTTAAACTAATTCAACTCATATATTAGCAACAAAATAACTAAAGATAAGTTTATGACCAAGTTTATCGAAAAGCCACAGATCATAAAAGCTGCGGGCAATAAAGTAAAGTTAATTGAGGAATATTTTGGAAGAGTAACATCGAATACCAATGAAGTAAGCGTTGCTAGAATGGTTAGCCCCGATGGCTGGGTTGAACCAGGACAATGCCCCGAATTCAACGAGTATACCGTAGTTCTTAAAGGCACCTTATGCGTTAAAACAAAAGAAAAAATCTTTGAAGTTAAGGCCGGACAAGCCATTCTCATTGAAAAAAACGAGTGGGTTCAATACAGTTCTCCTTATGAAGGTGGCGCAGAGTATATTGCTGTTTGTCTTCCTGCATTTTCTCCAGATACAGTAAACAGAGATTCTTAGTAATAAATTTAGCAAATAGTTTTTGTTTCAAATATTGACTATACGGGAATCATTTTTAGTAACTTTAA
Above is a window of Bacteroidales bacterium DNA encoding:
- a CDS encoding PorT family protein; translation: MMKRAIILTLLFIPSICWAQTYIGIKSGYSLFSSISFKPDLKATAFPGKKPDFGLILKYYDNKWAGFQGEINFTQRGYIVPFKDTAKLQHVSNYVEIPIFFQVHSDIAGLYFHINLGCYAAYLLSAKQGVDTTGKMVLQNYDLNILRDNRFDYGLIGGAGISYEFGWGVIQVDARMSYGYTDLYDYRYTGMPEKSNALVQNISISYMYNFSKLGKKKKHPEFQ
- a CDS encoding ComF family protein — translated: MRISRILTDFVRLFYPNLCMVCHNDLAEGESVICTTCLYHIPRTKYWLNAENPVAKIFWGRVFVENACSFFFFTKGSRYRKLLHHLKYNGKKEVGFVLGKEFGNVLKKAPLYKEIDFIVPVPLHHKRLKQRGYNQAEEIAKGLGDSIKIPISTDNLIRLSYTETQTRKNRTERVENVSKAFRLAKPEEFKGKHILIVDDVITTGATLEECAAVVLEAEGVKVSIVTLAYASF
- a CDS encoding DUF2147 domain-containing protein; this translates as MRKLLLLSSLFLFWISATAQDESRVLGTWLTQYGDSKVTIKKDADGKFYGEISWLKEPNKNGSPKVDDKNPDVKLQSRPIMGLKLLDGFVFSKDDNEWINGKIYDPKEGKTYKCLMWFDEEINKLHVKGYIGFSLIGKQVIWTKEI
- a CDS encoding HlyC/CorC family transporter; this encodes MLLDIIITLSLVLLNAFFVAAEFAIVKVRYSQIQIKAEQGDKVAKTSQHIIKHLDTYLSATQLGITLASLGLGWIGEPIVASILTKIISLFGLTLTPETLHALALPTAFILITMLHIIFGELAPKSIAIRKPESTTLFVAYPLTLFYKIFQPFIWLMNAISNMFLKLIGIHPIGEHDIHSTDELQLLVKQSKEGGALEEENYEIIKNAFDFTDHTVKQIMVPRQQIFGIDIDTPKNEIIDKILEYGYSRIPIYQDSIDNIIGIAYAKDVLKGHYQNPDFNLKDLLHHTFYVIETKRISDILAEFQKRHLHIAIVIDEFGGTEGLITLEDILEELVGEIQDEDDDERPIVEKKDERTFIIQSTTPLIDINDHLPHPFSISENYNTLSGLMLFNFNRIPKLNDKITLEGYELTIIKIQHRTIQVVQAVEQKEPVA
- a CDS encoding UbiX family flavin prenyltransferase, translating into MPSKIIVAVTGASGSIYAQHLLEKLISFENKLAEVALVFSESGKKVWEYEIGDLTIDSKIIHQYSSNNLFAPIASGSAGYDSMIIIPCTMGTLGRIASGTSDDLISRAADVMLKERKKLILVTREAPLNLIHIENMKTITLAGGIIYPASPSFYSKPNDKKELEMTVVNRVLDILGFESDIHRWGNGN
- a CDS encoding Ig-like domain-containing protein, whose amino-acid sequence is MKKLAVIISVFLLIICILPRCAKIVTPTGGAKDTLAPVLVRSNPAMNALNFKGDKVTLTFNEIVQLKDIQKKLAISPPMIKKPELLQRGKSIEIRFKDTLKDNTTYTIYLADAIVDNNEGNPINNFEFAFSTGNSIDSLTLSGVIKNAFTLLPEENVFVMLYKDHNDSTPIKQLPKYLTRSNKHGLFIFKNLQSCDYKIFALKDNNSNYKFDQINEDIAFQNELIKKEMLKEPLLLDTSRHASRDINLLMFKESNRIQARLGFSRSKRRKLALTFTKKPEGQVLLTPLNFKVDNKWYLTETNRSKDSLIYWINNDKINALDTLVFQVSYLKTDSLQQLKPKLDTLRFIYTEKEVVQKRKRNKDKPEKKVYLKVTSNIKSSQIAKPNKPFELTFPIPLEKIDESLISITNLKDSSKIGNIKLEKDTINPRLYRFSHAWESDGTYKLEALPGAFFSLDSIANDTVKIQFKGANPDNFGILNFNLLNFKNAAIIELLNENKSQVIERLMVKPDEKVALSFIDAGKYTLRFIEDSNLNGEWDTGWYLKKIQPERIYYYDEGKSKGVITVRANWESEITFDFNK
- a CDS encoding septal ring lytic transglycosylase RlpA family protein, translating into MQKIIITIIFQILAISGFSQVGYTQEGIASIYAEKFEGRTTASGESYSFRKATCAHLTIPFGSLVKVTNLTNNISVIVRVNDKGPFIPDRIIDLSRSAAEKLGFVVQGKVKVKIEVIEGPSQSQPITQTQIAIDQNTNQTKNQNTEVKQEIQEVNDFYELKVNSFQPKGFTIQIGSYKEMVNMLRIANDIKNTLKKEVYVQVITTNNEKIYRLFIGNFSSRKDADIFKGKAIKLYPDCFIVEMK
- a CDS encoding MTH1187 family thiamine-binding protein, which codes for MSVLMNFAMFPTDKGDSVSHYVTKIIRHLRRTGHPSQLTAMGTLVETETLPEAMALINEAYKVLEDDCERVYVSINLDIRKGKSGRIESKIRSIEDKIEGKD
- a CDS encoding cupin, with amino-acid sequence MTKFIEKPQIIKAAGNKVKLIEEYFGRVTSNTNEVSVARMVSPDGWVEPGQCPEFNEYTVVLKGTLCVKTKEKIFEVKAGQAILIEKNEWVQYSSPYEGGAEYIAVCLPAFSPDTVNRDS